In Proteus vulgaris, one DNA window encodes the following:
- a CDS encoding T6SS effector BTH_I2691 family protein: MSSSNKKEGCKFCTRYGFPILPVRPAIMSQNDILPVIPNDIKVPINNQGETAYTLRLLRSGYLNIWDELGQTWINYYATKDGFYYPLPENGEAPDNILSGEVTPCINKPEELARASFITLPIFPAPLKNGNFWFSWSEVKWTDTVRKKHEEPSFYQENMQLFNLEKWLETNKEKQSLPLNKPDEYISEYFLKSRESQLRQWSPSFLFTASILTNAIYGAIALQQNFLVSPKASGKEIEKTISNNFNSNGAILVLQDPIGILKDLSALTQYELDKDVYKKKDIERETMLYTTISSLKEGIKNKYQSDYIIKTIQDNDLSESVDIKRVDINGIVHKNPEGDITYKVPIDAPDSDIIKQLLAKSVIEQKTKVHWAKYEKYYDTEKFDTFEKEFKDRLSDYTQRILNPRIELYLDWFESQELTDYFLYNFDENDITSGMEYTATVCYAVANMANKERVRDFFSKALLKDLTDKSNIVARALAFNHETLIQKINKAVFKSPNLTSVPWNGLIDAMQQTVDKVNNPGFNADSVMGLYLANFSSAIIKSTNTILESKKVFPFLVTLGVIQKKAIIPLSKSGEYKHFIKYVVSELMTINNGGVTPSKDLLEFHVRAEIKRKQCLGLDVYNIKNQNYLIDIDITEWENIKNLPKKAKEEAMAGMLFTTSESKEKLHIQWKTQLTTGSGKALTLMGAGVLSGILQTVAVLSSADFGNKKILTKDQLEENSRFYAGAAAVLGTGFGVIETGIKEYVRVHSLLTTRTFNGLKSLETASKIMGRFLGLAAGVVTVAFDFYHMVEEGGKGNIGLSWAYGASVAAGAWFIFLIFASSLTPIGLVITLVAVIIMLGTAIYIAIEGQDNIQKWLEQCLWQKIPNDNLNYQLPPIFPTMEMEMNEFKQAIGQE, translated from the coding sequence ATGAGTTCTTCTAATAAAAAAGAAGGCTGTAAATTTTGTACACGATATGGATTCCCAATATTACCCGTTAGACCCGCAATTATGTCTCAAAATGATATACTTCCTGTTATACCTAATGATATTAAAGTACCGATTAATAATCAGGGCGAAACGGCATATACTCTGCGTTTATTACGATCTGGTTATTTAAATATTTGGGATGAGTTGGGTCAAACTTGGATAAATTATTATGCCACAAAAGATGGTTTCTATTATCCACTTCCAGAAAATGGAGAGGCGCCAGATAATATTCTTTCTGGAGAAGTAACCCCTTGTATTAATAAACCAGAAGAATTAGCAAGAGCTTCTTTTATTACTCTCCCTATTTTTCCTGCACCATTAAAAAATGGAAATTTTTGGTTTTCTTGGTCTGAAGTCAAATGGACGGATACTGTAAGAAAAAAACATGAAGAGCCAAGTTTTTATCAAGAAAATATGCAATTATTTAATCTAGAAAAATGGCTTGAGACTAATAAAGAAAAACAATCGTTACCACTAAATAAACCTGATGAATATATCTCTGAATATTTTCTTAAATCAAGAGAAAGTCAATTAAGACAATGGTCACCTTCTTTTTTATTTACAGCCTCAATTTTAACTAATGCTATTTATGGTGCGATAGCTCTACAGCAAAATTTTCTTGTATCACCTAAAGCATCAGGGAAAGAGATTGAAAAAACAATTAGTAATAATTTTAATTCAAATGGCGCAATATTAGTATTACAAGACCCTATTGGAATTTTAAAAGATTTATCGGCACTTACTCAATATGAACTAGATAAAGATGTTTATAAGAAAAAAGATATTGAGCGTGAAACTATGCTTTATACTACTATTTCTAGTTTAAAAGAAGGGATAAAAAATAAGTATCAGTCTGATTATATAATAAAAACTATTCAAGATAATGATCTTAGTGAAAGTGTCGATATTAAACGTGTAGATATTAATGGTATAGTTCACAAAAACCCCGAAGGTGATATTACATATAAAGTACCGATAGATGCACCTGATAGTGATATTATAAAGCAACTTCTAGCTAAATCAGTTATAGAACAAAAAACAAAAGTTCATTGGGCTAAATATGAAAAATATTATGATACTGAAAAATTTGATACTTTCGAAAAAGAATTTAAAGATAGACTATCTGATTATACTCAAAGGATATTAAATCCTAGGATAGAACTCTATCTTGATTGGTTTGAATCTCAGGAATTAACAGATTATTTTTTATATAATTTTGATGAAAATGATATTACAAGTGGTATGGAATATACTGCGACCGTTTGTTATGCTGTCGCAAATATGGCGAATAAAGAAAGGGTTAGAGATTTTTTTAGTAAGGCTTTATTAAAAGATCTGACAGATAAAAGCAATATTGTCGCTAGAGCGCTTGCTTTTAATCATGAAACATTGATACAAAAAATTAACAAGGCAGTGTTTAAATCTCCTAATCTTACATCTGTACCATGGAATGGTTTAATTGATGCGATGCAACAAACTGTGGATAAAGTTAACAATCCTGGTTTTAATGCTGATAGTGTAATGGGGCTATATTTAGCAAATTTTTCATCTGCTATTATAAAAAGTACAAATACTATTTTAGAGTCAAAAAAAGTATTTCCATTTTTAGTCACTCTTGGTGTTATTCAAAAAAAAGCAATTATTCCACTTAGCAAATCAGGTGAGTATAAACATTTTATCAAGTATGTTGTATCCGAATTGATGACGATTAATAATGGCGGGGTAACGCCTAGTAAAGATTTATTAGAATTTCATGTCAGAGCAGAAATAAAACGTAAACAGTGTTTAGGTCTTGATGTTTATAATATAAAAAACCAAAATTATTTAATAGATATAGATATTACTGAATGGGAGAATATTAAAAATCTTCCTAAAAAAGCAAAAGAAGAAGCAATGGCTGGAATGTTATTTACCACTTCAGAATCAAAGGAAAAACTGCATATTCAGTGGAAAACTCAGCTAACAACAGGCTCAGGGAAAGCACTGACTTTAATGGGGGCAGGTGTATTATCTGGAATATTACAAACCGTAGCTGTGCTTTCCTCCGCCGATTTTGGAAATAAAAAAATATTAACTAAAGATCAATTAGAAGAAAATAGTCGATTTTATGCCGGAGCGGCAGCTGTTCTTGGCACTGGATTCGGTGTGATTGAAACTGGAATTAAAGAATATGTTCGAGTTCATAGTCTGTTAACTACTCGAACTTTCAATGGATTAAAATCTTTAGAAACAGCATCCAAAATTATGGGACGATTTTTAGGATTAGCGGCGGGCGTTGTAACTGTTGCTTTTGATTTTTATCATATGGTTGAAGAAGGAGGGAAAGGCAATATAGGACTTTCATGGGCATACGGCGCTTCAGTAGCTGCTGGAGCATGGTTTATCTTTCTTATTTTTGCCTCAAGTTTAACCCCTATCGGGTTGGTTATTACTCTAGTCGCCGTTATTATCATGTTAGGGACAGCTATTTATATCGCCATTGAAGGACAAGATAATATTCAAAAATGGCTGGAACAATGCTTATGGCAAAAAATACCTAACGATAATCTAAATTATCAATTACCTCCTATTTTCCCAACTATGGAGATGGAAATGAATGAATTTAAACAAGCAATAGGGCAAGAATAA
- a CDS encoding DUF6708 domain-containing protein: MDSYGLLQKFKLNRPLNNDEIAGKLDQNSRIDLDNKELIPDVKVIAINSHYLEMVDKYYSSKGFVSLFSSLGTVAFLGSALWVILYFIFFKQFTKENIASTIITGSLLLAMGLFMFYLLKTEWFAWTHYPIRFDRKNQTVYAFRTDGSIITVPWAKVFFTTGLDYAKSMKNDYYISGHVIADDNKTIIDTFCLPASTGNFELLKYHWEFIRRYMEEGPENIIQQVEFCLPIANKKESYGFTFFYVSTLFKGMLKILMPLMSPIIFIISIPRYIAILTSRRPIWPEEIEEQCKIDPNDPYILNEKTNPKDLWKGFY, encoded by the coding sequence ATGGATAGTTACGGATTACTGCAAAAATTTAAGCTTAACCGCCCATTAAATAACGATGAAATAGCCGGTAAACTGGATCAAAATAGCCGTATTGATTTAGATAATAAAGAGTTAATTCCTGATGTAAAAGTGATTGCAATAAATTCTCATTATCTAGAAATGGTGGATAAATATTATTCCTCAAAAGGATTTGTGAGTCTTTTTTCTTCCTTAGGTACTGTGGCATTTTTAGGTAGTGCATTATGGGTTATTTTATATTTTATATTCTTTAAGCAATTTACTAAAGAAAATATAGCATCCACTATTATTACAGGATCTCTACTTCTTGCTATGGGACTATTTATGTTTTATTTACTGAAAACAGAATGGTTTGCATGGACACATTATCCTATACGTTTTGATCGTAAAAATCAGACGGTTTATGCCTTTCGTACGGATGGCTCTATTATTACCGTGCCTTGGGCAAAGGTGTTTTTTACTACAGGACTTGATTACGCTAAAAGTATGAAAAACGACTATTATATTAGTGGGCATGTTATTGCTGATGATAATAAAACCATTATTGATACTTTTTGCCTTCCTGCCTCCACGGGTAATTTTGAATTACTAAAATATCATTGGGAGTTTATTCGACGTTATATGGAAGAAGGGCCTGAGAATATTATTCAACAAGTTGAGTTTTGTTTACCTATAGCTAATAAAAAAGAAAGTTATGGATTCACGTTCTTTTATGTCAGCACGTTATTTAAAGGTATGTTGAAAATTTTAATGCCATTGATGTCCCCAATTATTTTTATTATTAGTATTCCCCGTTATATTGCAATATTAACCAGTCGCCGACCTATTTGGCCAGAGGAAATAGAAGAACAATGTAAGATAGATCCTAATGATCCTTATATCTTAAATGAAAAAACCAACCCTAAAGATCTCTGGAAAGGATTTTATTAA
- a CDS encoding TerC family protein, with the protein MEWILDPTIWVGLSTLIVLEIVLGIDNLVFIAILADKLPAKLRDKARITGLLCALIMRVVLLFSLSWLITLTKPLITLFDHPFSARDLIMLLGGIFLLFKATMELNERLEGKDHNEGKQRKTTSFWSVVAQIIVLDAVFSLDSVITAVGMVDHLGVMIAAVTIAMFLMILASKPLTNFVNNHPTIVILCLSFLLMIGFALVAEGFGYAIPKGYLYAAIGFSIMIEVFNQLAQFNRRRFLSASRSLRERTAEAVLRIINGKPESSELDHHTSDLVSNAEEVFDPQERQMIVRVLGLSQRNVNSIMTSRHDVEYVDLNSTQDDIRQLLEKDPHSRLVITDEQHSDEPVGVVNVIQLLNQQLRNEPLNLRLLVTQPLIFPEGLSLLQALEQFRSAHTHFAFVVDEFGSVEGIVTLTDVMETIAGNLPVSSEENDSRHDLVQNEDGSWTVNGFTPLEDLVLYIPIKLDEKREYETLAGLLMEHLQRVPTVGEKILIDGIEFEPLEVNNHRINKVRIVEPTPEDEENVDEA; encoded by the coding sequence ATGGAATGGATCTTGGATCCGACGATCTGGGTAGGACTTTCCACCCTAATTGTTCTCGAAATCGTACTTGGTATTGATAACCTTGTTTTTATTGCTATTCTGGCAGATAAACTCCCAGCAAAACTAAGAGATAAAGCGCGTATAACAGGGCTATTATGTGCCTTAATAATGCGTGTTGTGTTGTTATTTAGTCTCTCTTGGCTTATCACTCTGACAAAACCTCTTATTACACTGTTTGATCATCCTTTCAGTGCAAGAGATTTAATTATGCTTCTCGGAGGGATATTCTTGCTGTTCAAAGCCACTATGGAGCTTAATGAACGGCTAGAAGGTAAAGACCACAATGAGGGAAAACAACGTAAAACAACCAGCTTTTGGTCTGTTGTTGCCCAAATTATCGTGCTGGATGCGGTATTCTCGCTTGACTCAGTAATAACTGCAGTGGGTATGGTTGATCATTTAGGTGTTATGATTGCGGCTGTTACTATCGCAATGTTCTTAATGATCCTGGCAAGTAAGCCTTTAACGAACTTCGTTAATAACCACCCAACCATTGTGATTTTGTGTTTAAGTTTCTTACTGATGATTGGTTTTGCATTAGTTGCCGAAGGCTTTGGCTACGCCATTCCAAAAGGTTACCTATATGCAGCGATCGGCTTCTCTATCATGATAGAAGTCTTTAATCAGCTAGCACAATTTAATCGTCGCCGTTTCTTATCAGCCTCTCGTTCTTTACGTGAACGAACAGCTGAAGCCGTGTTACGTATTATTAATGGTAAGCCTGAATCATCCGAATTAGATCATCACACATCCGATTTAGTCTCTAATGCTGAAGAGGTATTTGATCCTCAAGAACGTCAAATGATTGTGCGTGTGCTTGGTTTAAGTCAACGTAATGTCAACAGTATCATGACTTCTCGCCATGATGTTGAATATGTAGACTTAAATTCAACGCAAGATGATATCCGCCAATTATTGGAAAAAGATCCTCACTCTCGCCTAGTGATTACTGATGAACAACACAGTGATGAACCTGTTGGAGTTGTGAATGTTATTCAGCTGTTGAATCAACAATTACGTAATGAGCCGTTAAACTTACGATTGTTAGTAACACAGCCACTGATCTTCCCTGAAGGTTTATCCTTATTACAAGCATTAGAACAATTCCGAAGTGCTCATACTCACTTCGCTTTTGTTGTAGATGAATTTGGTTCAGTTGAGGGTATCGTCACGTTAACTGACGTAATGGAAACCATAGCAGGTAACTTGCCAGTCAGTTCTGAAGAAAACGATTCACGCCACGACTTGGTTCAAAATGAAGACGGTTCATGGACTGTTAATGGCTTTACACCACTTGAAGACTTAGTACTTTATATTCCAATAAAATTGGATGAAAAACGTGAGTATGAAACTTTAGCAGGCTTATTAATGGAGCATTTACAACGTGTTCCAACTGTTGGTGAGAAGATCCTTATTGATGGTATTGAATTTGAGCCATTAGAAGTGAATAACCATCGAATTAATAAAGTTCGAATTGTGGAACCTACACCTGAAGACGAAGAAAACGTTGACGAAGCGTAA
- a CDS encoding PAAR domain-containing protein, with protein MKGIIRIGDKNSSGGCVLSGSSGMLFNGIGVARLGDAVYCPKKGHDNVVIAQGNPTFLDNNIPVAFDGYKCSCGCTLISSLSKAKASQ; from the coding sequence ATGAAAGGAATTATTCGTATTGGTGATAAAAATAGTAGCGGAGGGTGTGTATTATCAGGATCTTCTGGAATGCTATTTAATGGTATTGGGGTTGCACGTTTAGGTGATGCTGTTTACTGCCCTAAAAAAGGACATGATAATGTTGTGATTGCTCAAGGAAATCCCACATTTTTAGATAATAATATTCCCGTTGCTTTTGATGGATATAAATGTAGTTGTGGTTGTACATTGATTTCTTCTCTTTCTAAAGCTAAAGCGAGTCAATAA
- a CDS encoding DUF6708 domain-containing protein, giving the protein MDSYGLLQKFKLHRPLNNEEIAGRLDQNDRIDITNEELIPDIKVIAINSYYLEMVDKYYSSKGFVSLFSSLGTIAFLGGVIWIIIHFIFFSPLSKGIILYIITMGSLFLAMGLFMFSLLKTEWFAWTHYPLRFDRKNQMVYAFRTDGSIISVPWKKVFFTTGLDYAKSMKNDYYISGHVLADDNKTIIDTFCLPASTGNFELLKYHWEFIRRYMEEGPENIIQQVEFCLPIANKKESYGFTFFYVSTLFKGMLKILMPLMSPIIFIISIPRYIAILTSRRPIWPQEVEEQCKIDPNDPYILNEKTNPKDLWKAFY; this is encoded by the coding sequence ATGGACTCTTATGGATTACTACAAAAGTTTAAACTTCATCGCCCATTAAATAACGAAGAAATAGCTGGTAGACTTGATCAAAATGACCGTATTGATATAACCAATGAAGAGTTAATTCCTGATATAAAAGTGATCGCAATAAATTCTTATTATCTAGAAATGGTGGATAAATATTATTCTTCAAAAGGGTTTGTGAGTCTTTTTTCTTCCTTAGGTACTATTGCATTCTTGGGAGGTGTAATATGGATCATTATACACTTTATTTTTTTTAGCCCACTATCTAAAGGAATCATATTATATATTATTACTATGGGATCTCTATTTCTTGCTATGGGGCTTTTTATGTTCTCTTTACTGAAAACAGAGTGGTTTGCATGGACACACTACCCATTACGTTTTGATCGTAAAAATCAAATGGTTTACGCCTTTCGCACTGATGGTTCTATTATTTCAGTACCTTGGAAGAAAGTATTTTTTACCACGGGACTTGATTACGCTAAAAGCATGAAAAACGACTATTATATTAGTGGGCATGTTCTTGCTGATGATAATAAAACCATTATTGATACCTTTTGCCTTCCTGCCTCCACCGGTAATTTTGAATTACTGAAATATCATTGGGAGTTTATTCGACGTTATATGGAAGAAGGGCCTGAGAATATTATTCAACAAGTTGAATTTTGTTTACCGATAGCCAATAAAAAAGAAAGTTATGGATTTACGTTCTTTTATGTCAGCACGTTATTTAAAGGTATGTTGAAAATTTTAATGCCATTGATGTCTCCAATTATTTTTATTATTAGTATTCCTCGCTATATTGCAATCTTAACCAGTCGCCGTCCTATTTGGCCACAGGAAGTAGAAGAGCAGTGCAAAATAGACCCTAATGATCCTTATATCTTAAACGAAAAAACGAATCCTAAAGATCTCTGGAAAGCATTTTATTAA
- the gndA gene encoding NADP-dependent phosphogluconate dehydrogenase codes for MSKQQIGVVGMAVMGRNLALNIESRGYSVSIYNRSSDKTNEVIAENPGKKLVPNYSIEEFVDSLEKPRRILLMVKAGEATDKTIAALTPHLDKGDILIDGGNTFFKDTIRRNRELSAQGFNFIGTGVSGGEEGALKGPSIMPGGQKEAYELVAPILEKIAAVAEGEPCVTYIGADGAGHYVKMVHNGIEYGDMQLIAEAYSVLKHSLGLTNEELAETFTEWNKGELSSYLIEITADIFRKKDDEGKYLVDVILDEAANKGTGKWTSQSSLDLGVPVTLITESVFARYISSLKDQRVAASKVLSGPTPKAFSGDKKAFIENVRRALYLGKIVSYAQGFQQLKAASDEYNWDLNYGEIAKIFRAGCIIRAQFLQKITDAYNEDASIANLLLAPYFKQIADDYQQALRDVVCYGVQAGIPTPTFSAAISYYDSYRAEVLPANLIQAQRDYFGAHTYKRTDKDGVFHTEWME; via the coding sequence ATGTCAAAACAGCAAATCGGCGTGGTTGGTATGGCAGTAATGGGACGTAACCTAGCGCTAAATATTGAAAGCCGCGGTTATTCTGTCTCTATCTACAACCGCTCAAGCGATAAAACTAATGAAGTTATCGCTGAAAATCCAGGTAAAAAACTGGTTCCGAATTATTCTATTGAAGAGTTTGTTGATTCGTTAGAAAAACCGCGCCGTATCTTATTAATGGTAAAAGCGGGTGAAGCAACGGATAAAACAATTGCTGCATTGACACCGCATTTAGATAAAGGCGATATCCTTATCGATGGCGGAAATACATTCTTTAAAGACACTATTCGTCGTAACCGTGAGTTATCAGCGCAAGGCTTTAATTTCATCGGTACAGGTGTTTCTGGCGGTGAAGAAGGTGCATTAAAAGGCCCTTCAATCATGCCTGGCGGACAAAAAGAAGCTTACGAATTAGTCGCGCCAATCCTTGAAAAAATTGCAGCTGTTGCTGAAGGCGAACCTTGTGTGACTTATATCGGTGCTGATGGCGCGGGTCACTATGTGAAAATGGTTCACAATGGCATTGAATATGGCGATATGCAATTGATCGCAGAAGCCTATTCCGTATTAAAACACTCTTTAGGTCTGACTAATGAAGAATTAGCAGAAACCTTCACTGAGTGGAATAAAGGTGAATTAAGTAGCTACTTGATTGAGATTACCGCTGATATTTTCCGTAAAAAAGATGATGAAGGTAAATACCTTGTTGATGTTATCCTTGATGAAGCTGCAAACAAAGGTACCGGTAAATGGACTAGCCAAAGCTCTTTAGACTTAGGTGTACCTGTTACTCTTATCACTGAATCTGTGTTTGCTCGTTATATCTCTTCATTAAAAGATCAACGTGTTGCGGCATCTAAAGTATTATCAGGCCCAACCCCTAAAGCATTCTCTGGCGACAAAAAAGCCTTTATTGAAAATGTTCGTCGTGCGCTGTATTTAGGTAAAATTGTTTCTTATGCGCAGGGTTTCCAACAACTGAAAGCGGCATCAGATGAATATAACTGGGATTTAAACTACGGTGAAATCGCGAAGATTTTCCGTGCGGGTTGTATCATTCGTGCGCAATTCCTGCAAAAAATTACAGATGCTTATAATGAAGATGCAAGTATTGCAAATCTGCTGTTAGCGCCTTACTTCAAACAAATCGCGGATGATTACCAACAAGCGCTACGTGATGTTGTTTGTTACGGTGTACAAGCTGGTATTCCTACACCAACATTCTCTGCAGCTATTTCTTACTACGATAGCTATCGTGCAGAAGTATTGCCAGCAAACTTAATCCAAGCACAACGTGACTACTTTGGTGCACATACGTATAAACGCACTGATAAAGATGGCGTATTCCACACAGAGTGGATGGAATAA
- a CDS encoding ImcF-related family protein: protein MFNYNNVRRINKSIKSRIQIDHNNTSFINDIFEYSKNHYGTFWRRKINIQLLIGTSTSIEKLTPNLTTDIWQENNGTLLIYGGDINQSMDEKLIQDLKQLRRRRPLDAVVWVSENTLSQQPLGQSTFNHLTPTNTDTASRYFHQLFRQLRWQAPIWLWNISNNGDMTTEEAPTVLYSAPLNATSEILSNDMNKLLPALIEQGTHAVLHNQAHTYLLALARFLQHEGGEKLANNLAPLLSGYRPLPFAGMLFSTPTYNNVSATSSQNNQWILNHHWKALLTANSQLPYPLKASPLGLNSKRILQYTVATAMTLWGIGMVVSYFMNRQLITQSQQQAQLATDNHQSEFARLQAQYGLQQTLGLLSYREQTAVPFWLRFGLSSNTQLLSHLWPVYSQAMLPLLRDSTQQRLENHLHAFIQYPPESAERIEGAQSAYQTLKAYLMMSDPSRIDPAFFTERALNIWPEYHGLKDGEWQTLGTELFTFYASQLPYHNEWTIKPNRTLVAGSRTILIRQIGQRNGESALYQKILQQAQHNFADMTLDDMTGDTDVSFLLSSTETIPGIFTRKAWEDSIEPAIKKAVYERREEIDWVLSDTQKEADIDISPEKLQQNLTERYFNDFSGSWLSFLNGLQWRETQSLSDTIDQLTLMSDVRQSPIIALMNTLSYQGKTGRQQEKLADSFVNSAKDLLNKEQQPVISQKAEFTGPLEPVFAPILAFTDPQSSAQNSDTLSLQAYLTRVTRVRLKLQQVVNAPDPQAMSQALARSVFEGKTVDLSETQDYGSLIAASFGQEWSGFGQTLLVQPMSQAWQQLLAPTSQGINTQWRNAVVNDWNRAFGGRYPLKNTQSEISLPLMAQYLRPDNGRIQRFLETHLNGVLHKEGTHWVPDTTNAQGLTFNPEFLKALDKLSYLGDVVFANGEARLYFELRPGTSPNIMQTHLMIDKQSLIYENQQPQWQRFVWPADTVASGASLSWITTNTGTRIYGDYRGVWGIIRLLEDANIAPYAGSTSSYSVNWKTLNGQSLNYTLRTEMGDGPIALLQLRNFVLPEKIFLD, encoded by the coding sequence ATGTTTAATTATAATAATGTTCGAAGAATAAATAAGAGTATAAAATCACGTATTCAGATAGATCATAATAATACTAGCTTTATTAATGATATTTTTGAATATAGTAAAAATCATTACGGCACTTTCTGGCGTAGAAAAATAAATATCCAACTCCTCATCGGCACCTCAACATCTATCGAAAAACTCACTCCCAATCTAACAACGGACATCTGGCAAGAAAACAACGGCACGTTACTTATCTATGGGGGCGATATCAATCAAAGTATGGATGAAAAATTAATTCAAGACTTAAAACAGCTGCGTCGCCGTCGCCCACTAGATGCGGTAGTTTGGGTCTCTGAAAATACCTTATCGCAACAACCGCTGGGCCAATCAACTTTTAATCACCTAACGCCAACCAATACAGACACCGCAAGCCGTTATTTCCACCAGCTCTTTCGTCAATTACGCTGGCAAGCGCCTATTTGGCTTTGGAATATCAGTAATAATGGAGATATGACCACGGAAGAGGCACCAACAGTACTTTACTCTGCACCATTAAATGCCACTTCAGAAATACTCTCAAACGATATGAATAAGCTGTTACCTGCTCTTATTGAGCAAGGCACACACGCTGTATTACACAATCAAGCACACACTTATTTATTGGCTTTAGCCCGCTTTTTACAGCATGAAGGCGGTGAAAAACTCGCCAATAACTTAGCACCACTTCTATCGGGTTATCGCCCGCTACCGTTTGCTGGCATGCTCTTTAGTACACCCACTTACAATAACGTGTCTGCAACTTCATCACAAAATAATCAATGGATTTTAAATCACCATTGGAAAGCACTCCTCACGGCAAATTCACAGCTACCCTATCCATTAAAAGCCTCACCGTTAGGTTTAAATTCAAAACGTATTTTGCAATATACGGTTGCAACCGCCATGACGCTGTGGGGCATTGGTATGGTGGTCTCTTACTTTATGAATCGCCAATTAATTACCCAAAGCCAACAACAAGCGCAGTTGGCAACAGACAATCATCAATCTGAATTTGCCCGTTTGCAGGCACAATATGGCTTACAACAAACCTTGGGGTTATTGAGTTATCGAGAACAGACTGCGGTGCCATTTTGGTTACGCTTTGGCTTAAGTAGCAACACTCAATTGCTCAGTCATTTATGGCCGGTTTATAGCCAAGCGATGTTGCCATTATTACGTGATTCGACCCAACAACGTCTCGAAAATCATCTTCACGCATTTATACAGTATCCCCCTGAAAGTGCTGAACGAATTGAAGGCGCTCAATCTGCTTATCAAACACTGAAAGCCTATTTGATGATGAGTGATCCGTCCCGTATTGATCCGGCTTTCTTCACTGAAAGGGCATTGAATATCTGGCCTGAATATCACGGATTAAAAGATGGTGAATGGCAAACATTAGGCACAGAACTATTCACTTTCTATGCCTCTCAATTACCGTATCATAATGAATGGACTATCAAGCCTAATCGCACTTTAGTTGCCGGAAGCCGTACTATTCTTATTCGTCAAATTGGTCAACGTAATGGCGAGTCTGCGCTTTACCAAAAAATCTTACAACAAGCACAGCACAACTTTGCGGATATGACCTTGGATGATATGACGGGGGATACGGATGTCAGTTTCTTATTAAGCTCAACAGAAACGATACCCGGTATTTTTACTCGTAAAGCCTGGGAAGATTCTATTGAGCCGGCGATTAAAAAAGCCGTTTATGAAAGACGAGAAGAGATAGATTGGGTATTAAGTGACACACAAAAAGAGGCTGATATTGATATCTCACCGGAAAAATTGCAACAAAACCTGACTGAACGCTATTTTAATGATTTTTCAGGCAGTTGGTTAAGCTTCCTCAATGGCTTACAGTGGCGAGAAACACAAAGCCTCTCTGATACGATTGATCAACTCACATTAATGAGTGATGTCAGACAATCCCCCATTATTGCATTGATGAATACACTCTCTTATCAAGGTAAAACTGGTCGTCAGCAAGAAAAGCTAGCAGACTCTTTTGTGAATTCTGCCAAAGATCTATTAAACAAAGAACAGCAACCGGTTATTAGTCAAAAGGCGGAATTCACAGGACCACTTGAGCCTGTTTTTGCACCAATACTGGCTTTTACTGATCCGCAATCTTCCGCACAAAACAGCGATACATTGAGCTTACAAGCTTATCTCACACGTGTAACGCGAGTGCGCTTAAAACTCCAGCAAGTAGTGAATGCGCCCGATCCCCAAGCGATGTCTCAAGCCTTAGCCCGAAGTGTTTTTGAAGGGAAAACGGTCGATTTATCCGAAACACAAGATTATGGCAGCTTAATCGCAGCAAGCTTTGGGCAAGAATGGAGTGGCTTTGGACAAACACTGCTTGTGCAGCCGATGTCTCAAGCATGGCAACAGTTATTAGCGCCGACCTCACAAGGTATCAATACCCAATGGCGAAATGCCGTTGTGAATGATTGGAATAGGGCATTTGGGGGGCGTTATCCCCTCAAAAATACACAAAGTGAAATCTCATTACCTTTAATGGCGCAATATCTACGCCCTGATAATGGCCGTATCCAACGCTTCCTTGAAACCCACCTTAATGGTGTTTTACATAAAGAAGGTACACACTGGGTACCCGATACCACCAATGCCCAAGGCTTAACCTTTAACCCTGAGTTCTTAAAAGCCTTAGATAAATTAAGCTACTTAGGGGATGTGGTTTTTGCGAATGGTGAAGCACGCCTTTATTTTGAATTACGTCCGGGTACATCACCCAACATTATGCAAACCCACTTAATGATAGATAAACAGTCCCTTATCTATGAAAACCAACAACCGCAATGGCAACGCTTTGTTTGGCCAGCGGATACTGTCGCCTCTGGTGCATCACTCAGTTGGATCACCACCAATACCGGTACACGTATTTATGGCGATTATCGTGGCGTCTGGGGCATTATTCGTTTATTGGAAGATGCCAACATAGCCCCTTATGCCGGTAGCACCAGCAGTTATTCTGTTAATTGGAAAACCTTAAATGGACAATCCCTCAATTACACTTTAAGGACAGAAATGGGCGATGGTCCCATCGCACTCTTGCAACTACGCAATTTTGTTTTACCTGAAAAGATCTTTTTGGATTAA